The genomic stretch TACGCTGGGGAACCTGGCGTGAACCTACCGGAACAATCCCTATATGCCGATATGACGGCTGATTCCCCGTTCTACCGAGAGAGTACCTGGTTGAAGAAGAAGGGTCTTGTTTTCTGGTCTGAAAGCTGGTTCCAGCCCGATGGTGCCGTTACTCGCGCCGATTTTGCGGAACTTATCTATCAGTACGAACAAGGCAAATAGACCGAGCAAAATTCTGAGATAGAGATTTATCTATCCGTCCGCACCGCGGGCCTTAGCTCAAACGTTGAGGGGTTTCTACACATCGTGTAGAGGCCCCTCAACTATGTTCTAGGAGTGTTTGTTCGCGTGAAAACGATTATGCTCGGACTAGAAATTGCCCAGCATCTTGGTGACGTCTAGGGCTTCGTCGAGCTGAGCCTCAGTGACTTCGCCGCGTTCAACGTAGCCTAAAGCTACCACGGCATCGCGCACAGTGACCTTGTTTGCTACGGAATACTTGGCGATCTTCGCGGCGGCCTCGTACCCGATGAGCTTATTCAGCGGGGTTACGGTCGAGGGCGATGCCTCCGCTAGGAAGCGGCAGCGCTCTACGTTGGCGCTCAGGCCGTCGATCATCTTCTCTGCCGCCACGCGAGAAACATTGGCGAGCAGGCGGATGGACTGGAGCAGGTTAGCCGCCATCACCGGAATGCCCACGTTCAGCTCGAAGGCTCCGTTGGTGGAGGAAAGCGCGATGGTCGCATCATTACCAATTACCTGCGCCGCAACCTGAATAGTAGCCTCACAAATCACCGGGTTTACCTTGCCAGGCATGATGGACGAGCCGGGCTGCAGATCGGGGATGTGCAGCTCGCCTAAACCGGTGTTCGGGCCTGAACCCATCCAACGAATATCGTTGCTGATTTTCATCAGACCGTATGCGAGGGTGCGCAGCTGACCGGAAACCTCAACCAGACCGTCGCGGTTTGCCTGCGCCTCAAAGTGGTTACGTGCCTCGGTCAGGGGCAGGCCGGTTTCTTCAGCAAGCAGCTCAATCACGCGTGCCGAAAAGCCTGCCGGGGTATTGATACCGGTACCCACGGCGGTGCCGCCCAGGGGAACCTCAGCCACGCGGGGCAGGGATGCGTTCACTCGCTCAATGCCGTAACGCACGGTAGCGGCGTAGCCCGAGAATTCCTGGCCCAGGGTAATGGGGGTTGCATCCATCAGGTGGGTGCGTCCGGACTTGACGACGTCCTTGAACTCTGCGGACTTCTTTTCCAGCGAAGCAGCGAGAACTTCAAGGGAAGGGATCAGCTCTTTGACCAGTGCCTCGGTCACGGCAACGTGCACGGAGGTGGGGAAAACATCGTTGGAAGATTGGGAGGCGTTCACATGGTCATTGGGGTGAACTTCAATGCCCCGTGATTCCAGGGAACGGGTTGCCAAAGTTGCCAGAACCTCGTTGGTGTTCATATTCGACGAGGTGCCCGAACCGGTCTGGAAGACGTCAATGGGGAAATGCTCGTCGTACTCACCGGTTGCTACCAGATCCGCCGCCTCGCGGATAGCCTGGGCGCGCTCAGCATCGAGCACCTGAAGTTCCTCATTGGCGGTCGCGGCTGCCTTCTTAACGAGGGCAAGAGCGCGAATATGGGCTGATTCGAGGGTCTGCCCCGAAATCGGGAAGTTATCGACCGCGCGCTGGGTCTGTGCACGGTAGAGTGCGTTGGCGGGCACGCGAACTTCGCCCATGGTGTCATGTTCAATGCGGTATTCAATATTTTCAGCCATAACTCTAGTTTAGGGCTCAAAATGGCGGGTTTTCATACCCTTCGTGTAAAAATCGGAACATTTGGGGAATACCGTGCATGATGATACTCACCACGCTGTGGGGTTGTGTGGCGGTACCGTATGAAATCAAGTAAAGCCTGTTGGAACTTCTGGGGTTATGTTGGTTTTCTCGGGTAGATAACACGAAGGAGGCGGTGGTCACCGCCTCCTCGTATATAAAACGCGTGGGAACTACTTCACCTCGCGCGAGTCAAAGACAATATCGACCGCGCCAGAATCCAAATGATAGAAGCAGCCCACCACAATGGTCTCGCCGCGAGTAACTGCATCGGCAATAATGCGCGATTCCTGAAGCAGACGGGAAGCCGTCGCAGACGTATGAGCCCGTACCATCTCGTTCACATGCTGGCTTGGCTTCTCGCCGTGGGGAAGTTCTTGGGCCAGCACCGTAGGCTGAATAGTCTCAACTACTCGTGTAATAAAGCCGCCCGGAAGCTGCCCCGATTCCACCGACGAGCAGGTAGCCTGAACAGCCCCGCAAGACTGATGTCCCATAATGATCAGTACCGGCGTCTTGAACTGGGTGATGGAATATTCCAGCGAACCAAGGGCACCGTCATCAAGAACCTGCCCCGCGGTGCGTACCACAAAAGCATCGCCAAGACCCAGGTCAAAGATATGTTCCGGTGGTGTACGCGAATCCGCACACCCAAAAATCGTAGTGAAAGGAAACTGCCCACCCGTGAGTTCGTCGCGACGTGCCACATCCTGGTGCGGATGCGAAAGCTCGCCCCGTACAAAGCGTGCGTTACCCTCCTGCAGGCGTTCCAAAACGTACTCAGCGGTGGGTTGAACCGGACGAGAACCCATGAGCAGGCTCCTTAAAGTGAGAGGTATCTTCCCTCTATTTTACCGAAAACAGACCGTACATTTTGCTAGAGAAGATCACGAAATATTAGAAGTATTGGATGCACCCGGGGAGGCCGTCATCGTCGGCGCTTTCATATAGGTGACTGTCGCATCCGCCAACTGGGCAAACTCCGCCGGGTCTGCCGTGCCGGTGAGTATCACGGTTGTCGTCTCACCGTTGCCGTGAGGCACCTGCGCCACATAGGAATACACTTTTTCACTGTTCTTCTTAGAGGTGGCTGAACGTACTTCCCACTCCACACCGCCAATAGACTCGGTGCCCTGTTTCGCGGCGTTATCGACCTGTTGAGCCACCCAGGTAGGGTTTGTATCCTTCGCTTGGATCAACTCAATAAAATGATTTTTACTGGTCACCTGTCCGCTCTTAAAGTACGGGATATTATCGGGAGTATTACCCGTCCACCGCGCGTAGTTATAGTGCCAACCCTCAAGCTGCGGTACCGCCACCGGAAAACCCGCCTGCTGGGTAGATTCAGCCGCTACCTGCGATAAATTCACCTGCGGGCGGTACGGATTCTTATCCGGCTGCGGCATGAGCCAGAGCACCGGAATGAGAATAGCCACCATCGCCAGCATCGAAATAATCATATTGCGCGCCGGAGCATTAATGCGTTTCGCCTGTTTTTGTGTAATTTGTGGCACAACAGATGAATCGGCAGAAGCATCTGCGTGAGCCTTCGGCGCATGAGCGTTCTGACCATCGCTCTCAGCCGGTGTATGCGCGTGATTCTGAGAGTTTTCCACTCACACATTCTCTCATACGCTCTAAGACATACCGTTTCCCACACCCACCTGGGCGGATGTTCACCACGGTACATGCGCCCACGCAAACCCGTTCAATACACGCGAACATTCCGCCGGGCGCGTTATGCTAGTAAACAGGAGGTGCCGGTTCAAAGCGCTGGAACGAACCAGCCAGCCGGCCATGACAACGACCTCGAAGGTGAGCAATGACTGAAAACAATAACCACGCCGACCGCAACCTAGCTATGGAATTGGTGCGCGCCACCGAAGCCGCAGCCATCGCATCCGGTCCCTGGGTGGGCGCAGGCGATAAGAACCGCGCGGACGGTGCCGCCGTGGACGCGATGCGCTACCGTCTCTCGACCGTGCACTTCAACGGAACCGTTGTGATCGGCGAGGGCGAAAAAGATAAGGCTCCCATGCTATTCAACGGCGAAGTTGTTGGCGATGGTATCGGCCCCAACCTCGATATTGCGGTAGATCCCATCGACGGAACTCGTCTGACCGCATTGGGCATGGACAACGCCCTCTCCGTAATCGCGGTGGCAGACGGTGGTTCTATGTTCGACCCCTCCGCCGTGTTTTACATGGAAAAACTGGTGACTGGGCCCGAAGCCGCAGAGTTCGTAGATCTTCGCCTGCCCGTCAAACAGAACCTTCACTTGGTCGCTAAGGCACAGGGTAAGAACGTAAGCGAACTGACCGTGTGCGTTCTGGATCGTCCGCGTCACGCTAAGCTCATTGAAGAGATTCGTAATGCCGGTGCACGTACCCGCATTATCCTTGACGGCGATGTTGCGGGAGCTATTGCGGCCTGCCGTGAAGGAACCGGTGTTGACGTAATGCTCGGTACCGGCGGAACCCCCGAAGGCATCGTTGCCGCCTGCGCCATCAAGGCTACCGGAGGCGTTATCCAGGGCCGTCTGGCACCCACCGACGATGCCGAGCGTGAGAAGGCGCTCGCTGCGGGGCACGATCTTGACCGCATCCTCACAACTGACGATCTGGTCACCAGCGATAACTGCTTCTTCGCTGCAACCGGTATTACCGACGGCAAGCTGCTGCGCGGGGTGCGCTACGGCAAGAATATTGTGACCACCCAGTCGCTCGTTATGCGTTCCTCCTCGGGAACCGTGCGCATTGTGGAGGCTGAGCATCGCCTTTCTCGCCTGCGCGAGATTCTGTCGCATACAAAGTAACGTCTTGATATAAAGCCTGTGCCGCGCTCTCAATCATTGAGAGCGCGGCACAGGCCTTATCGTGTGAGCGTGGGCTGCCTGGAAACCTAGGCTGCCGAAGTGTCGTTATTTCTTCAGGCGTGCGCGAACCTTAGCTACTGTAGATTTCGCGGTTTCCTGAGCGATTCCCAGTGCTTTCTTGAGTGCGGGACGCGCGCGGTATGCGTAGCCGTAGGCGCGGTAGCCTAGCACGTTTACCGGAATGTCCCAGGTGCCGGGGTACTCAACCGAACGCCCGCCGAAAGACTTCTTAAATTTGGTGAACCCCGCCCATTCGTGATCAGGCTGATCTTCGGGTGCAATGCCGAAAAGATCCACATATTTCAGACCCTTTGCTTTAGCGTCCAAGATGAAATTGGTCACTACCGGAATGCCTGCCGAGAGCTTACGATGCGCAAAAGAGGCCGCCGCGTGAGCATAGGTGCGCGTATCATCAGAATCGTAGACAAATGCCGCCGCGATAGGCTCCTTGGAACCATCCTCGCCGGTCAGCTGAGCAATATAGAGGGACGCGGCATCGGCAGGCATGAGGGTCTTTGCCACCTGCATCAGATAGTCGTCCTGCTGACGGTTGAACCCGTTGCGGTCGGCGGTCTCAGAGAGGAACGTGAAGAGCACCTTCATATCCTCGGGGTTCTGAGACACCTCAATGCTGACACCTTTTTTGTGGATATTACGGTGCAGATTGCGGTTATTGGACTTCATATCCTTCAAAATTGCAGCTTCGTCGCCGGAAAGATCAATAATCTGCGTGTGTGAAGGCTGAACCTGGCGCGGTGCCAACGCAGCGCCGCGTGCCTTCAGGAACTCTGCCGCATCCTGCGAACCCCAGATAGCGGAGTCAATTGGTTCGATGCGCACAAACAGGCACCCGTGAGCCTTTGCTTCTTCTTTCAGCGAGTCGAGCGCGACATCGAAAGCCTGCGCACTCTGTGCCACCGGGCCGTAGGGGCTGTAAAGATACTTGCCGGTGCGCCCGCCCTCAACGGTAGCGAGATAGGACCAGCCTTCGCCCTCGTGGCGAATGACGGTATGACCAAGAGACTGTTGAAAACGTGCCCAAATATCGGATTGAAGAATATTGCTCATTCAACTATTTTAGCCTCAACCGCAGGTTACGCTGAGCGAAGGCGACCTTGGGAGCAGATAAAATACGAGCCGTTCCGTGAAGATACGGAACGGCTCGATAACACCGAGAAACGACCATACATTAGGGCACGTAAGCCTGCGGTTCGTCCCCTTCATCACGTGTAGAGTCGGCGGTCGGGGCGGGTTTGGGAGCCGCCGGTGCCTGTACTTTTTCTTCTTCGGCAACCTGGGCGCGATGCTCGGCGAGCTTAGCGCGCAGAGCCGTTCCCTTATCTACCGCGCTCTGGCGCAGATCCTTCGAGAAATCGAGAAGATCGGAGTGCACCTGCTGCGCGAAGTTGTCGGTGGCGCATCCTAGGATGCGCAGCGCCAGAAGTCCCGCATTGCGTGCGCCGTTGATAGACACGGTCGCCACCGGAACCCCCGCGGGCATCTGCACGATAGAAAGCAGGGAATCCATGCCTTCGAGATTCTTCAGACGCACCGGGACACCAATAACGGGCAACGCGGTAACCGAGGCGAGCATGCCGGGAAGATGCGCGGCCCCGCCGGCACCGGCGATGATTACGCGAATACCGCGCTGATGAGCCTGCTGGCCGTAGGCGATCATATCTTCAGGCATGCGGTGTGCTGAGACGACATCCGCTTCATAGGGGATACCGAATTCTTCAAGAACCGTAGCGGCTTCTTCCATGATGGACCAGTCGGAATCTGACCCCATCACAACGCCAACAACGGGCTTATCTGAATCGTACGGGGAGCTCATGAACAATCCTTCCTGTGAGCTAATAAGACACTACGGACACGAAATATACCGGCAAACTCTTAGAGCGGGCGGCCGTCACGCACAATAGATGCCACATTCGCGGCGGCATCGCGTAGCGCCCGAGTCTCAGCTGCCCGACCGGTAATATTCACATGACCAATTTTACGTCCTGGGCGGGTTTCTTTACCGTAAAAATGAATTTTGGCGCGTGGCTCGGCACTGAGCGCAAGCGGGTACACACCGAAAATATCTTCATTCTCGCCGCCTAGGTAATTCTTCATAATGGCAACTTCGTCGCGCATAGTAGTTGCGCCCAACGGCATATCGAGTACCGCACGCAGATGCTGCTCAAACTGACTGGTTACCGAACCTTCCTGGGTCCAGTGTCCGGTATTGTGCGGGCGCATCGCGAGTTCATTAATGTAGAAGCCTGCTGAAGATCCCGGAACCTCGAAGAGTTCCGCCGCCATTACGCCGGTAACCCCAAGTTCGGTGGCTAGGGTAACGGCTGCATCGGATGCCGCCTGGGCAATTGCGGGGGAGAGGTTCGGCGCGGGTGCAATCACTTCATCACAGACCGAATTCACCTGAATTGTCTCTACGACAGGCCAGGGGAGAACCTGCCCACTCTCACGGCGCGCCACGAGAGCGGAAAGCTCGCGGGTGAACGGAACCTTTTCCTCTGCCAAAAGCGCCGAAAAATCGGTGCGGTGAGGAAGCTCATCAAACCAGGCAGCAGCCTGCTCACGGGCGTGCTGAAGAGAATCCAGCACCATCACGCCCTTGCCGTCATAGCCCCCGCGCGGGGTCTTCAAAACCACGGGCCAGCCGATCTCATCGCCAAAGGCGAGAAGCTCATCCAAAGTTTCAACGCGTGCCCAGCGCGGGTTCGGTAGTCCAAGATCTTCTACAGCCTGGCGCATCATGAGCTTATCCTGGGCATATTGCAGCGCATCCGGATGCGGCTGCACATTCACCCCCTCGGCAATAAGCGCCTGCAAAAATTCGGTGGGAACATGCTCGTGATCGAAGGTAATAACATCTTTGCCACGAGCGAACTCCCGCAAAGTCTCTAAATCCTTATAATCTCCCACGGGCGCGCTGCGCACCGCTGCCACGGCGCCCACCGTAGGGCTTTCAGCGAGAATATGAAGGTCAAATCCAAGGTTCGTTGCTGCGGGCGCCATCATGCGTGCCAGCTGGCCGCCTCCGATAACACCAAGTACAGGTCCAGTTACAGGGTAAGTCACATCACTCAAGTGTACTCTTATGCCCCCAAATACCGGTAGTATTCCGCGCCGCAGACTTGAAAATAACCTGGGAAGTGCATGATAAAACTCAATAAAATAAGGTAAAACGGGATCGGCTGTACTAGTATTTTAGGGATGCTATCAAAATTTAACTCACAGACGCCCAGGTCATCTTAATGGGCAGAAAAGATGGAGAATATGGCTTCAGACTCTCGCTCTACACTGGGTGATCGTCTTAAATCACTGTGGAATACCTACGGTCTAGAGGTACTTAAATTCGGTACCGTTGGCGGTGCCGCATTCTTGGTAAACGCTGCCGTGGTGTGGGCGCTGATGCTTGGTCCTTTCGAGAACGCACATACCAAGGCAAAAGTAATTGCCAGCGTTGTGGCTACCATCTTTGCATGGATTATGAACCGCCTGTGGACCTTCCGCGAAGACCGATCCGAGAACTGGAAACGTGAGGGCATCGAATTTGCCTTTGTGAATATTCTTGGCATTTTGGTTGAGGCCGGATGCGTGTTCTTCACTAACTACGTGTTGGGGCTGCGTTCGCCGGAAGCATCGTTTATCTCCGGTACGATTATCGGCACCGCGCTGGGAACGATTCTGCGGTACTTCCTCTACCGTTTCTGGGTTTACGGCAAGCACCGTAAACAGGTGGATGAAGGGGACGCTACCGAACACGAAGAATTGGGGTACATTTTGAACCAGGCGACGGGCGTGTTGACCGGCTCGGTTCCCGTGGTAGATCCTGCGGCACAGGCCCAGCGTTCGCAACAGAATGTTGAAATTACCGATATTGATAAGCCCTCTACCGGTAAACGTTCATAAATAAATAGACTGTTTGTATACTGCGGCGGATTCTTTTTCTGAGGTTCCGTCGCAGTCTTTTTACCCTCTGAGCGAACTACGCTGCCGTTTTCTAGGAGTGTCCCAAGGTGAGATCTAGAGCTCGCTCAGAACGCAGGAGCGGGTCTAACTCGGTAGCGGTAAAGTCAGCTAGCGGATCGGGTAGGAATACGGCATAACCCGCGATGAGGCAGGCAAGCGCCTCTGTCACGATCGTGAGGGCTGAGGGTGCCGAGTCGAACTCTGAGGGAAGGTGAAGACGAAGCGCTAATGCTCGTTCCCCTGAAGGAAGACGGTAATCGTGACCAGCATGTTCATGTGCCCGAGAGAGCACTCGTGCCGTTAGCTCTGCCGATGTTAAGTTATCGCCCACGGGTGATGAGGTCGAAGCTGGTAAGCCGATGAACTGGTCAGCCTCGCTGCGCACGAGCGCGCAGAAGTCGATAACTTCGGCATCAATCATTGACTTGGCCTCGTGAAAATTGCCAAGGTAGCGCATCGAGAGAGGCCCGCGATCAACGAGAAGAAGATAGTCGGGGTTATTGAGGTTCTGAGCGTGCTCGGTGGTATCTGAGGCGCCTACAAGCGGTTCTTCATCGTCGAAGTAGCCGCCAGCGTAGAGAGTCGCGCAGGCGAGAACCAGAAAACGCCAGTGCAGGGGACCCGTAATCTGCACCCCAGATTCCTCGGTAACTTCGCACTCATTCACCAGAAGATTTGCGCTCTTTGCTACCCAATTCATGAAGACGCGACCGGAGAGCTCGATGCGTTCACCCCCGCGAGCATGCCAGATAAGGGCGGGGGTCTGCACACGCGCGAGAGCATCGAAAATACGCGTGAATGAGCGGGCATTTGCCACGGTCGAGAGTAAATTTTCAGCCATAGAATAACTTTACCGTGTGTAAACTCCCAAAAATTTCGATGCATGATATTACTTTCGGCAGTACACGCGACCACATCATGAGATATTTTTCCTGACGTCATAACAGTTGAAGAAGAAAGTATTTGTAGTCATAAATTTGCGTGCGATGCAAATATACTCTTAAGGATGTTGAAGTTATATTACGGGCGCATTACGGGTGTGAAGTTCATAAAATATCTTGCAGGTGGGTTATTAAAATGTAATAAGTGACACGATTAGGTTTTGAATAGGATATAAAAAACCTGTTTTGACTAGGTGCTTAGGAGTTTGATAGAGCTTCGTTCGAGGCGTAATCTCGGGGGTTTTGGAGGGGGTATGGAGGAACAGATATATACAGAAGATAACGCCCAAAACTTTCATGATGAAGTAATTATTTTGTGGTCTAACACCGTATAAACATTGAAATATTTGACGGTGATCTGCACATACACGGATAAAAGTTATAAGTCCAGTTTGACGAATGGGCGTGTCGCCCTTCTAATAGTTATGTAGGTTTATTTGCGGAAACATCTTTCATGCCCAAAAAACTATAAATCTACAGAGCCAAAAAAGATTCGTTTGCACACCAACGAATCACCGCAGACTCATCTAGCCAATGAGAACACGGAAGGAAAAACTATGGGTTCATACACCTGTGCTGGGTATTCACGCCTGAGCACCGGTATTGCCGGTGAACGCACAGGCGGAACCCGCCAACATACTATGCAAACCGCGCAATCCCTAGAAGAACAAGCAAATATGTTCCTGAGCGTTGCTGACGCAACCACTGAGGAAGGCAGCTTTGCGGCTTCCACAGTTGAGGTAGGCAACATGTTTACCTGCGTCGAAGGCCTCGATATGTGGGCCGCCGCTGCAGGCATGTACGGAACTGAAGGTGATGACGGAGAGCTCGCCTGGCAAACTGATGCGCTGTGTGCCCAAACCGACCCAGAAGCCTTTTTCCCTGAAAAAGGAGGGTCTACTCGTGACGCTAAACGCGTCTGCGAATCGTGCCCCGTTCGTGAAGAGTGTCTAAAATATGCAATGGACAATGATGAGCGCTTCGGAATATGGGGCGGTCTCTCAGAACGCGAGCGTCGCCGGCTACGTAAGCAGGCAAGCTAAGGCGCTAGGAAGGCACAACAGTACCCATGCAGAAAGTTAGACACTGCTCCCGGCAGACCTGTCAACATGAAGCCACGGTGACCCTCAGCTACTCATACGCTGACTCTACGGCGACGATTGGCCCGCTGTCCGAGTACCGCGAGCCACACGCTTACGATCTTTGCGATTACCATGCGGCACGATTAACCGCACCGCAAGGATGGCGAGTCGTCTACACGGTGGAGCTTAAAGCTGAACGATCCTGAGGTACTGCCAGCCTCTCACAACCTTCATAGGAACCTTCCGCCGCTCAGCGGAAGGTTCTTCTCCTATGAAAATAGGACAAACACCCTATCTATACCACTCTATTCAGAAAAGACACCTATGGCACAGGAAAGTCACAGCGGTACCGCATCCTCAGGGCAGAGAGCCTGGGATGCGCTACGCTCCGCGATCGGCACCGAAACCGTTGAAGAAGCGGCGGCGCGTGCTTCCGCCCCCGCAACACAAAGAACACCCGAATCACTGCTGGGAGCATCGGCACAGATGTACACCGAAGCTCCGGATTTTGCAGACAACCCCGATATTCCCAGCGATCTAGCATCCGGCGCACATGACACGAGGCAGCAGGAAGGGGAAAGCGTAGGGCAGCGGGTACGTACTTACACCAGCGTCTCGACCGGGTTTGTTCCTCTTATCCGCGAGGCAAAGGGATCTCCGAAGCACCCCACGCTCAGTACTTTAGTGCAGAAGTTTGACGAGAAAAAGAACGAAGACGCGGCTCCGGCTGAAAAGGCAGCTGCGCCGGATACACCCGCCTCAGAACCCAGTCAAGATGCCGATAACAAAACCCAAAAATCCACCCTGGTGACCGTGGAGAAGGGAACAAAAATCTCAACCGGCTCGCTGAGTTCACGCCCTAAATACCGCACGCAAACAACCCGTACCGTCGAAACTTCAAATGCATGGGAAGAAGATGCGGCACAAGAAGCCGCCGCCGAACGCCCACGCCTGCTCAAGCTCCGTGCCGCCCTCATCACGGCAGCGGTACCGCTCCTCTCGTTTATGATCGCTATTCGGGCCGTCGCGTCCGCACCATTCCTCTGGCTGGAATACCGCAGGCCCGGATTCCCCGAAGACAGCTACGGATTCGACCTCGCCGAACGTATGCGGTTAGGCTCCTATGGGCTGGACTACGTGACCAACCTAGCCCCCGAAGACTACCTGGCGAAAGCCACCACCGGACCGGCAAACACCCCGGCATTCCTCCAGAGTGAAATCCAGCATATGCACGACGTCAAACGAGTCTTGCTCTTCGCAACCATCGCCGTGGCGGTATTCTGCGTGCTGGCCTTAATCGGCAGTATTTCGCTGAAGGAGCGCGCCCCCGGCACTATTCGCCGCAGCCTGTACACCGGCGCTTGGGCTACCGTTATTATGCTTGTGGTGCTAGGTATCATAGGCGCTACCAGCTGGGAATGGCTCTTTACCACCTTCCATACGACCTTCTTCCCGCAAGGCAACTGGCAGTTCCGCATGAGTGATACGCTCATTCGCCTATACCCGCCGCAATTCTGGATCGACGCGGCACTCGCTATCGTGGTGATAACCCTGCTGATAATCGGTGTGCTGCTGGCGTTCACCTGGCCCACGCGCTACCGCCTCGTGAAGGAAAATCGGTATTACAAGGAGCGCTACCAGATTCGCCAGAAAATCAAGGCGATGCGCGCCGAACGTGACGGTGATACCGGAGCTTAGCGGGTACCCGGCACACGTTCCCTCCAGCATAAAAAGGCTCTTGTGGCGAATAAATTGGTGTTTCTAACACCTTATTCACCTCAAGAGCCTTTTTCGTGCAGCATCCTGTTGGTTCCGGGTATTGGGGAACGCCGCCGCTAAATCCAGGTTGGAATCCACATATGCCCGTACCACTGCTCGTAAGGAATAACCTGCCCAGTCCACAGAGGCCAGAAGTATGCGCTCACCAGCAGAACTGCCGTCAGGTATATGCCCACGCACAAAACGCCCACGCGCACGCGTCTGACGGAACTGGTACGGTTCCCCAAAAGCACGCCCAAACAACCCGCTAAGAGGATGAGGAGGAAAGGCTCAAAGGAGAGAGCGTAGAAGAAGAACATGGTGCGGTTCGGGTAGAGGAACCACGGCAGATAGCCTGCGGCGAAAACCAGCAAAAGAGCTCCAAAACGCCAGTCGCGCTTCAGGATAAAAATGACTAGGGCGAGAATTATCGCCGGAATAAATACCCACCAGATCAGCGGGTTACCAATATTGAGGATCGCTTGCGAACAGTTGAGTGCCGTGCATCCTTTTTCACCAAACTTCGGCGCCTCATAGTAGTACGACGTCGGGTGCCCCAGAATAAGCCACTGCCACGCCTGCGACGCGTAGCGATGCTCACTGCTGAGCCCTGAATGGAACTTAAATGCGGATGTATGATATTCCCAGAGTAGGCGCAAATCCTCGGGAAGCCACTTCACAGCACCCGAGTCGGGGAACTGGTTACTCCAGTGGCGGTAGAAAGCGTTTGACGACTTGAACCAGCCAATCCAGGTGGTCAGATAGACGATAAGACCCACGCCAATCATCTGAATAAACGCAGGAATACCCTCTCGAATCAGAGCGACAATACCCCAATTTTTCAACCCTAGGATGCGCCGCGCATTCATATCCCAAAACACCGTCAGCA from Rothia dentocariosa ATCC 17931 encodes the following:
- a CDS encoding class II fumarate hydratase, with product MAENIEYRIEHDTMGEVRVPANALYRAQTQRAVDNFPISGQTLESAHIRALALVKKAAATANEELQVLDAERAQAIREAADLVATGEYDEHFPIDVFQTGSGTSSNMNTNEVLATLATRSLESRGIEVHPNDHVNASQSSNDVFPTSVHVAVTEALVKELIPSLEVLAASLEKKSAEFKDVVKSGRTHLMDATPITLGQEFSGYAATVRYGIERVNASLPRVAEVPLGGTAVGTGINTPAGFSARVIELLAEETGLPLTEARNHFEAQANRDGLVEVSGQLRTLAYGLMKISNDIRWMGSGPNTGLGELHIPDLQPGSSIMPGKVNPVICEATIQVAAQVIGNDATIALSSTNGAFELNVGIPVMAANLLQSIRLLANVSRVAAEKMIDGLSANVERCRFLAEASPSTVTPLNKLIGYEAAAKIAKYSVANKVTVRDAVVALGYVERGEVTEAQLDEALDVTKMLGNF
- a CDS encoding carbonic anhydrase gives rise to the protein MGSRPVQPTAEYVLERLQEGNARFVRGELSHPHQDVARRDELTGGQFPFTTIFGCADSRTPPEHIFDLGLGDAFVVRTAGQVLDDGALGSLEYSITQFKTPVLIIMGHQSCGAVQATCSSVESGQLPGGFITRVVETIQPTVLAQELPHGEKPSQHVNEMVRAHTSATASRLLQESRIIADAVTRGETIVVGCFYHLDSGAVDIVFDSREVK
- a CDS encoding DUF4245 domain-containing protein; this encodes MENSQNHAHTPAESDGQNAHAPKAHADASADSSVVPQITQKQAKRINAPARNMIISMLAMVAILIPVLWLMPQPDKNPYRPQVNLSQVAAESTQQAGFPVAVPQLEGWHYNYARWTGNTPDNIPYFKSGQVTSKNHFIELIQAKDTNPTWVAQQVDNAAKQGTESIGGVEWEVRSATSKKNSEKVYSYVAQVPHGNGETTTVILTGTADPAEFAQLADATVTYMKAPTMTASPGASNTSNIS
- the glpX gene encoding class II fructose-bisphosphatase, encoding MTENNNHADRNLAMELVRATEAAAIASGPWVGAGDKNRADGAAVDAMRYRLSTVHFNGTVVIGEGEKDKAPMLFNGEVVGDGIGPNLDIAVDPIDGTRLTALGMDNALSVIAVADGGSMFDPSAVFYMEKLVTGPEAAEFVDLRLPVKQNLHLVAKAQGKNVSELTVCVLDRPRHAKLIEEIRNAGARTRIILDGDVAGAIAACREGTGVDVMLGTGGTPEGIVAACAIKATGGVIQGRLAPTDDAEREKALAAGHDLDRILTTDDLVTSDNCFFAATGITDGKLLRGVRYGKNIVTTQSLVMRSSSGTVRIVEAEHRLSRLREILSHTK
- a CDS encoding lipid II:glycine glycyltransferase FemX, whose amino-acid sequence is MSNILQSDIWARFQQSLGHTVIRHEGEGWSYLATVEGGRTGKYLYSPYGPVAQSAQAFDVALDSLKEEAKAHGCLFVRIEPIDSAIWGSQDAAEFLKARGAALAPRQVQPSHTQIIDLSGDEAAILKDMKSNNRNLHRNIHKKGVSIEVSQNPEDMKVLFTFLSETADRNGFNRQQDDYLMQVAKTLMPADAASLYIAQLTGEDGSKEPIAAAFVYDSDDTRTYAHAAASFAHRKLSAGIPVVTNFILDAKAKGLKYVDLFGIAPEDQPDHEWAGFTKFKKSFGGRSVEYPGTWDIPVNVLGYRAYGYAYRARPALKKALGIAQETAKSTVAKVRARLKK
- the purE gene encoding 5-(carboxyamino)imidazole ribonucleotide mutase, with product MSSPYDSDKPVVGVVMGSDSDWSIMEEAATVLEEFGIPYEADVVSAHRMPEDMIAYGQQAHQRGIRVIIAGAGGAAHLPGMLASVTALPVIGVPVRLKNLEGMDSLLSIVQMPAGVPVATVSINGARNAGLLALRILGCATDNFAQQVHSDLLDFSKDLRQSAVDKGTALRAKLAEHRAQVAEEEKVQAPAAPKPAPTADSTRDEGDEPQAYVP
- a CDS encoding 5-(carboxyamino)imidazole ribonucleotide synthase, translated to MTYPVTGPVLGVIGGGQLARMMAPAATNLGFDLHILAESPTVGAVAAVRSAPVGDYKDLETLREFARGKDVITFDHEHVPTEFLQALIAEGVNVQPHPDALQYAQDKLMMRQAVEDLGLPNPRWARVETLDELLAFGDEIGWPVVLKTPRGGYDGKGVMVLDSLQHAREQAAAWFDELPHRTDFSALLAEEKVPFTRELSALVARRESGQVLPWPVVETIQVNSVCDEVIAPAPNLSPAIAQAASDAAVTLATELGVTGVMAAELFEVPGSSAGFYINELAMRPHNTGHWTQEGSVTSQFEQHLRAVLDMPLGATTMRDEVAIMKNYLGGENEDIFGVYPLALSAEPRAKIHFYGKETRPGRKIGHVNITGRAAETRALRDAAANVASIVRDGRPL